In Drosophila simulans strain w501 chromosome 3R, Prin_Dsim_3.1, whole genome shotgun sequence, a single window of DNA contains:
- the LOC27206476 gene encoding uncharacterized protein LOC27206476 isoform X1 — translation MTSPFDGVACLWLSLIWIQLGLINAGLEFLKDFVPLHLVRLREIEDEEREIQGECTLGAISIRPSNRTTCHDLLSLELSNRLFLPAICMRNYMDEAKALTAGSTSRSLRNLTESRDLNTVLEKNKNKNPANLHCRSEEGALTLELLDT, via the exons ATGACGTCTCCCTTCGACGGCGTTGCCTGCCTCTGGCTGTCACTGATCTGGATCCAACTGGGTCTCATCAATGCCGGCCTGGAGTTCCTCAAGGATTTCGTACCCCTTCATCTGGTGCGGCTGAGAGAGatcgaggacgaggagcgGGAAATCCAGGGCGAGTGCACCCTGGGAGCCATCAGCATTC GCCCTTCAAATCGAACCACCTGCCACGATCTGCTATCTCTCGAACTTAGCAACCGACTTTTCTTGCCCGCGATTTGCATGAGAAACTATATGGATGAAGCCAAGGCACTAACCGCGGGGTCAACTTCGAGATCTTTGCGCAATCTAACAGAGAGCCGCGATTTAAATACAGTactggaaaaaaacaaaaacaaaaacccagcTAATCTGCATTGTCGAAGTGAAGAGGGGGCACTTACGCTGGAACTACTGGACACTTGA
- the LOC27206476 gene encoding uncharacterized protein LOC27206476 isoform X2, giving the protein MTSPFDGVACLWLSLIWIQLGLINAGLEFLKDFVPLHLVRLREIEDEEREIQGECTLGAISIRMFAF; this is encoded by the coding sequence ATGACGTCTCCCTTCGACGGCGTTGCCTGCCTCTGGCTGTCACTGATCTGGATCCAACTGGGTCTCATCAATGCCGGCCTGGAGTTCCTCAAGGATTTCGTACCCCTTCATCTGGTGCGGCTGAGAGAGatcgaggacgaggagcgGGAAATCCAGGGCGAGTGCACCCTGGGAGCCATCAGCATTCGTATGTTCGCCTTTTAA
- the LOC6728926 gene encoding transmembrane protein 135, with product MGAQSKLAEIALNCTCYEYHHPWTKSCACAAAGMMLSEIPPSLRTYATVYVVALIMRGRIPSLKDLRRTASGILQSTAFLSMNGGLFVFAVCYLRQILGGFYFGTVAWLPSFLASFSCLAFERPERRAPLALYVANVGIETLWKMMEARGWVRSIPNGQVFIMGASVTALMYLYRAGLHKTVAKDATFKALALIVGKEDEGPLKTPVVTTTQSSRQAPLNFQSISAYVQLYDRMLKAKHPSCPHKRGCVPYALIGGLKPFLGGVGLSVGLKLLLNIPKIFKSKMQWRKQIFNGGSLQLGLALGIFSLLFKSTSCGLRHSFGFDNALFAIPAGLIGSIGFFRFPNTTVACYLMWKSMHLLYNWGIAEGKLPEVPHFAMLMYGFFTAVLFHSAILEARSLRPSYYKFLMGISGNRISRFNVKPFEAYGLKSQDQINYVIKKLGIDMTSPYPLFSLTV from the exons ATGGGCGCCCAAAGTAAACTGGCCGAGATAGCCTTGAACTGTACCTGCTATGAGTATCACCATCCGTGGACAAAGAGCTGTGCCTGCGCTGCGGCGGGTATGATGCTCTCCGAGATCCCTCCCAGTTTGCGCACCTACGCCACTGTTTACGTG GTGGCTTTGATCATGCGAGGACGCATTCCATCGCTGAAGGATCTGAGACGCACTGCATCTGGAATCCTACAGTCGACAGCGTTCCTTTCGATGAATGGAGGactctttgtttttgccgTGTGCTACTTGCGTCAGATCTTGGGAGGATTCTACTTCGGCACAGTTGCTTGGCTGCCCTCGTTCCTGGCCAGCTTTTCATGTCTTGCCTTCGAGCGTCCAGAACGCCGTGCTCCTCTCGCATTGTATGTGGCCAATGTGGGTATCGAAACGCTGTGGAAGATGATGGAGGCACGAGGCTGGGTTCGATCCATTCCTAATGGACAGGTGTTCATCATGGGAGCAAGTGTAACCGCCTTGATGTATTTATATCGCGCCGGATTGCACAAGACAGTGGCAAAGGATGCGACGTTCAAGGCTCTTGCCCTGATCGTGGGCAAAGAGGATGAGGGTCCACTGAAGACGCCTGTGGTCACCACCACGCAAAGCTCTCGCCAGGCTCCCCTCAACTTCCAAAGCATTTCGGCCTACGTACAGCTCTATGACCGCATGCTGAAGGCCAAACATCCAAGTTGTCCACACAAGAGGGGCTGTGTTCCCTACGCCCTTATTGGAGGACTAAAGCCATTCCTGGGCGGTGTTGGCCTATCGGTGGGTCTAAAGCTGCTGCTCAACATTCCCAAGATCTTCAAGTCCAAGATGCAGTGGCGCAAGCAGATCTTCAACGGAGGATCCTTGCAGTTGGGATTGGCGCTGGGCATCTTCTCACTTCTCTTCAAG TCGACTTCCTGCGGACTGCGTCACTCGTTTGGTTTCGACAATGCTCTCTTCGCCATTCCGGCTGGCCTCATCGGATCGATTGGTTTCTTCCGTTTCCCGAACACCACGGTGGCCTGCTATCTGATGTGGAAGTCCATGCATCTGCTCTACAACTGGGGCATCGCGGAGGGCAAGTTGCCCGAGGTGCCCCACTTCGCGATGCTcatgtacggattcttcacgGCCGTGCTCTTCCACTCGGCAATCCTGGAGGCTCGTTCGCTGCGGCCCAGCTACTACAAGTTCCTCATGGGCATCTCCGGAAATCGCATCAGTCGCTTCAATGTGAAGCCCTTCGAGGCTTACGGTCTGAAGAGCCAGGACCAGATCAACTATGTGATCAAGAAACTGGGCATCGACATGACCTCACCCTACCCCCTTTTCTCCCTGACTGTCTAG
- the LOC6728927 gene encoding transmembrane protein 135, whose amino-acid sequence MAAQSKLAEAAFKCSCQEFVHPWTSSCACATAGMLLSLIPGTFKTYSMVYMLALLMRRRIPTLKDLGRTLASTLQSTAFLSLNGSLFVLAICLVRQFLGGFYFGTAAWVPALLVSSISLAVERPQRRAPLAMYVANVGIETLWKMLEARGLVRSIANGQVLIMGVSITALMYLYRAGLHRTVTKDATFRGLGLIIGKEEEGPLKPSTGIIPQRSNLGSLNFRCITSYLKVYNHLTTLKHPCCPHQFGCAVYALLGGVKPFLGGVGLQVGFKLLLNISRILQQKMQWRKQIFNKGSLQLGLALGIFSLLFKITSCGFRHSFGYDNALFAIPSGLIGSFGLLYFPNTTVSLYLMLKSLQLLYNWGVAEEKVPDVPHFSMIMYGFFTSVLCHSTVLEAKSMRPSYFKFIENISGGRLSRFNMKSFEAFGVKSQDQADYIIKKLGIVKSAANPLFPLIV is encoded by the exons ATGGCAGCACAGAGTAAACTAGCTGAGGCCGCCTTCAAATGCAGCTGCCAGGAGTTCGTGCATCCTTGGACCTCCAGCTGCGCCTGTGCGACGGCTGGAATGCTATTATCCCTAATCCCTGGCACATTTAAGACCTATAGTATGGTCTACATG TTGGCACTTTTAATGCGCAGGCGCATTCCAACGCTCAAGGACCTTGGCAGGACTTTAGCCAGCACATTGCAATCGACAGCTTTCCTTTCGCTAAATGGAAGCCTCTTTGTCCTCGCCATTTGCCTGGTGCGCCAGTTTCTCGGTGGTTTCTACTTCGGTACCGCAGCCTGGGTGCCAGCTCTTTTGGTGAGCTCCATATCGCTGGCAGTCGAGCGTCCGCAGCGCCGTGCTCCACTGGCAATGTACGTGGCCAATGTGGGCATCGAAACGCTGTGGAAAATGCTAGAGGCCCGAGGACTGGTGCGATCCATTGCCAACGGACAGGTGCTCATCATGGGAGTCAGTATCACCGCTTTGATGTATCTATATCGTGCCGGATTGCATAGGACTGTTACCAAGGATGCGACTTTTAGAGGATTGGGTCTGATCATAggcaaggaggaggagggtccGCTAAAGCCCTCTACGGGGATCATCCCCCAGAGATCTAACCTAGGAAGCCTAAATTTTCGATGCATTACGTCGTACCTTAAGGTCTATAATCACCTGACCACCCTCAAGCATCCTTGCTGTCCTCACCAGTTTGGCTGTGCGGTGTACGCTCTGCTTGGTGGAGTTAAACCTTTTCTGGGCGGAGTGGGCCTTCAAGTGGGTTTCAAGCTCCTGCTCAACATTTCGAGGATACTCCAGCAAAAGATGCAGTGGCGCAAGCAGATCTTCAACAAGGGTTCTCTGCAGTTGGGCCTAGCGCTCGGCATATTTTCACTCCTTTTTAAG ATAACTTCATGTGGCTTCCGTCACTCTTTTGGATATGATAATGCTCTCTTTGCCATTCCATCCGGCTTAATAGGATCTTTTGGCCTTCTATACTTTCCCAATACCACGGTGTCTCTATATCTGATGTTGAAGTCCTTGCAACTCCTGTACAACTGGGGTGTTGCCGAAGAAAAGGTTCCCGACGTGCCACACTTCTCCATGATTATGTATGGATTTTTCACGTCGGTTCTTTGTCACTCAACGGTTCTGGAGGCAAAATCCATGCGGCCCAGTTACTTCAAGTTCATCGAAAACATTTCCGGAGGTCGTCTAAGCCGGTTCAATATGAAATCCTTCGAGGCTTTTGGAGTTAAAAGTCAGGATCAGGCTGATTATATTATCAAAAAACTGGGCATCGTTAAGTCCGCAGCGAACCCTCTATTTCCACTGATTGTTTAG
- the LOC6728928 gene encoding transmembrane protein 135 — protein MAGQSKLIDPLCITCKEFQHPWTDHCVSATAGILLSATPYCLRVYTIVYALSLLMRHRIPSREDLRKTLLGIIQSTAFLVTNAYTFILYNCALRHMLGRYHFSTVAFVPCFFASFSAILVERPARRPLLTLYVANVATEALWKMAESRGWVHSVPNGQTLIFGVSMAALLYIYRTGTTKDSIFNILRIFVGKEEAGPIAKSGPAVPGEQPAPDRRRPAVSFSTVSDWVRVYSNLIRAKHESCRHQQSCIGYSLMGGIKPFVGGVGLQVALKLVMNVKRITAGKMPWKKLVFNRGTLQLGIFMGSFSFLYKSVSCLLRHSFNRDDARFAIPASLIASVAFTQYPDNTVALYVMWKALQILCTKGQELGIVPHIPNFMLFLYSFFTAVLFHAGILEPKSLRPSYYKFLQAISGDRLSKFNLSAFDVFGLSSQQQALDTIKALNIVEKSSLPAYSFAS, from the exons ATGGCAGGACAAAGCAAGCTGATCGATCCACTGTGCATCACTTGCAAGGAGTTCCAGCACCCATGGACGGACCACTGCGTGAGCGCCACCGCCGGTATACTACTCTCGGCCACGCCCTACTGCCTGCGGGTCTACACAATAGTGTACGCCCTGTCCTTGCTGATGCGCCACCGCATTCCCAGTCGCGAGGATCTGCGTAAGACGCTGCTGGGGATCATCCAATCGACGGCTTTCCTAGTGACCAATGCCTACACCTTTATCCTGTACAACTGTGCACTGCGGCACATGCTCGGAAGATACCACTTCTCCACAGTGGCCTTTGTGCCCTGCTTTTTCGCCTCGTTTTCGGCCATTTTGGTGGAGAGACCAGCCCGCCGACCACTACTCACTCTCTACGTTGCCAATGTGGCCACTGAGGCTCTGTGGAAAATGGCAGAATCGAGGGGATGGGTGCACTCCGTTCCTAATGGACAGACACTCATCTTTGGCGTGAGCATGGCGGCGCTTCTCTATATCTATCGTACTGGCACTACCAAGGATTCCATCTTCAACATCCTTCGCATCTTCGTGGGCAAGGAGGAAGCAGGACCGATTGCCAAGTCCGGGCCCGCAGTGCCCGGTGAGCAGCCTGCGCCAGACCGCCGACGTCCCGCCGTCAGTTTTTCGACTGTATCCGACTGGGTGCGCGTGTACAGCAATCTCATTCGCGCAAAACACGAAAGCTGTCGGCATCAACAAAGCTGCATTGGATACTCCCTGATGGGTGGAATTAAACCCTTTGTGGGCGGAGTGGGTCTTCAGGTTGCCCTGAAGCTGGTCATGAACGTCAAACGAATCACGGCTGGAAAAATGCCGTGGAAGAAGTTGGTCTTCAACCGTGGTACTCTTCAACTGGGCATCTTCATGGGCAGCTTTTCATTTCTCTATAAG TCGGTGTCCTGCCTGCTGCGGCACAGTTTTAACCGGGACGATGCCAGATTTGCAATTCCAGCGTCGTTAATTGCCTCTGTGGCCTTCACCCAGTATCCGGATAACACGGTAGCCTTGTATGTCATGTGGAAGGCGCTACAG ATTCTTTGCACAAAGGGACAAGAGCTTGGTATTGTGCCACACATCCCCAACTTTATGCTTTTCTTGTACTCCTTTTTCACGGCTGTGCTTTTCCATGCGGGAATCCTGGAACCCAAGAGCCTGCGCCCCAGCTACTACAAGTTTCTGCAGGCCATTTCGGGCGATCG ACTGAGCAAGTTTAATCTGAGCGCCTTTGATGTATTTGGGCTGAGCAGTCAGCAACAGGCGCTGGACACCATCAAGGCACTAAACATAGTAGAAAAGTCATCGTTGCCCGCCTACTCCTTTGCCTCCTGA
- the LOC6728929 gene encoding odorant receptor 85c produces the protein MKFMKYAVFFYTSVGIEPYTIDSRPKKVSLWSNLLFWANVINLSVIVFGEILYLGVAYSDGKLIDAITVLSYIGFVIVGMSKMFFIWWKKTDLSNLVKELKHIYPNGRAEEEVYRLDIYLRSCSRISITYALLYSVLIWTFNLFSIMQFLVYEKWLKIRVVGQTLPYLMYFPWNWHENWTYYVLLFCQNFAGHTSASGQISTDLLLCAVATQVVMHFDYLARVVENQVLDGDWNENSRFLAKTVQYHQRILRLMDVLNDIFGIPLLLNFMVSTFVICFVGFQMTVGVPPDIMIKLSLFLFSSLSQVYLICHYGQLIADASSSLSLSAYKQNWQNADIRYRRALVFFIARPQRTTYLKATIFMNITRATMTDLLQVSYKFFALLRTMYIK, from the exons ATGAAGTTCATGAAGTACGCAGTTTTCTTTTACACTTCGGTGGGCATTGAGCCATATACAATTGACTCGCGTCCCAAAAAAGTGAGCCTTTGGTCAAATCTTCTCTTCTGGGCCAATGTGATCAATTTAAGTGTCATTGTTTTCGGAGAGATCCTCTATCTGGGAGTGGCCTATTCCGATGGAAAGTTAATTGATGCCATCACTGTACTGTCCTACATAGGATTCGTAATCGTGGGCATGAGCAAGATGTTCTTCATTTGGTGGAAGAAGACCGATCTAAGCAATTTGGTCAAGGAATTGAAGCACATCTATCCAAATGGGAGAGCTGAGGAAGAGGTGTATCGGTTGGATATCTACCTGCGATCCTGTTCACGGATTAGCATTACCTACGCACTACTCTACTCCGTGCTCATCTGGACCTTCAATCTGTTCAGTATCATGCAATTCCTGGTCTATGAGAAGTGGCTTAAAATCCGAGTGGTCGGCCAAACGTTACCATATTTGATGTACTTTCCCTGGAACTGGCATGAGAACTGGACATATTATGTGCTGCTGTTCTGTCAAAACTTCGCAGGACATACTTCGGCATCGGGACAGATCTCTACGGATCTTCTGCTCTGTGCTGTGGCTACCCAGGTGGTTATGCATTTCGATTACTTGGCCAGGGTGGTGGAAAATCAAGTGTTAGATGGCGATTGGAACGAAAACTCacgatttttggcaaaaactgTACAATATCATCAGCGCATTCTTCGGCTAATGGACGTTCTCAACGATATATTCGGCATACCCCTACTACTTAACTTCATGGTCTCCACATTTGTCATCTGCTTTGTGGGATTCCAAATGACCGTGGGTGTACCGCCGGATATCATGATTAAGCTCTCCTTGTTCCTGTTCTCGTCCTTGTCGCAGGTGTACTTGATATGTCACTATGGCCAGCTGATTGCCGATGCG agCTCAAGCTTATCGCTTTCAGCGTATAAGCAGAATTGGCAAAATGCTGACATCCGCTATCGTCGAGCTCTGGTATTCTTTATAGCTCGACCTCAAAGGACAACCTATCTTAAAGCTACAATTTTCATGAATATAACAAGGGCCACCATGACAGAC CTTCTTCAGGTATCCTACAAATTTTTCGCTCTGCTTCGTACCATGTACATAAAGTAA
- the LOC6728930 gene encoding odorant receptor 85b → MEKLMKYASFFYTAVGIRPYTNGEESEMSKLIFRVVFWSNVINLGFVGLFESVYVYSAFKDNKFLEAVTALSYIGFVTVGMSKMFFIRWKKTAINELINELKEIYPNGLIQEERYNLPIYLGTCSRISLTYSLLYSVLIWTFNLFCVMEYWVYDKWLNIRVVGKQLPYLMYIPWKWQDNWSYYPLLFSQNFAGYTSAAGQISTDVLLCAVATQLVMHFDFLSNSMERHELSGDWKKDSRFLVDIVRYHERILRLSDAVNDIFGIPLLLNFMVSSFVICFVGFQMTVGVPPDIVVKLFLFLVSSMSQVYLICHYGQLVADASYGFSVATYNQKWYKADVRYKRALVIMIARSQKVTFLKATIFLDITRSTMTDLLQISYKFFALLRTMYTQ, encoded by the exons ATGGAGAAGTTAATGAAGTACGCTAGCTTCTTCTACACAGCAGTGGGCATACGGCCATATACCAATGGTGAAGAGTCTGAAATGAGCAAACTTATATTTCGCGTAGTTTTTTGGTCCAATGTGATTAACCTGGGCTTCGTTGGATTATTTGAGAGCGTTTACGTTTACAGTGCCTTCAAGGATAATAAGTTCCTGGAAGCAGTCACAGCGTTGTCCTACATTGGTTTCGTCACCGTAGGCATGAGCAAGATGTTCTTCATCCGGTGGAAGAAAACGGCTATAAATGAACTGATTAATGAACTGAAGGAGATCTATCCGAATGGTTTGATCCAAGAGGAAAGATACAACCTGCCGATCTACCTGGGCACCTGCTCCAGAATCAGCCTTACCTATTCCTTGCTCTACTCTGTTCTCATCTGGACATTCAACTTGTTTTGTGTAATGGAGTATTGGGTCTATGACAAGTGGCTCAACATTCGAGTGGTGGGCAAACAGTTGCCGTACCTCATGTACATTCCTTGGAAATGGCAGGATAACTGGTCGTACTATCCACTGTTATTCTCCCAGAATTTCGCAGGATACACATCTGCAGCTGGTCAAATTTCAACCGATGTCTTGCTCTGCGCGGTGGCCACTCAGTTGGTAATGCACTTCGACTTTCTCTCAAATAGTATGGAACGCCACGAACTGAGTGGAGATTGGAAGAAGGACTCCCGATTTCTGGTGGATATTGTTAGGTATCACGAACGTATCCTCCGCCTTTCAGATGCAGTGAACGATATATTTGGCATCCCACTACTACTCAACTTCATGGTATCCTCGTTCGTCATCTGCTTCGTGGGATTCCAGATGACTGTTGGAGTTCCGCCGGATATAGTTGTGAAGCTCTTCCTATTCCTTGTCTCTTCGATGAGTCAGGTCTATTTGATTTGTCACTATGGTCAACTTGTGGCAGATGCT agcTATGGATTTTCGGTTGCGACCTACAATCAGAAGTGGTATAAAGCCGATGTGCGCTATAAACGAGCCTTGGTTATTATGATAGCTAGATCGCAGAAGGTAACTTTTCTAAAGGCCACTATATTCTTGGATATTACCAGATCCACTATGACAGAT CTGCTTCAAATATCGTACAAGTTCTTCGCCCTGCTGCGCACCATGTATACCCAATAG